One Chryseobacterium indoltheticum DNA segment encodes these proteins:
- the xerD gene encoding site-specific tyrosine recombinase XerD — protein sequence MTWDEKIKDFEIFLRFERNFSENTLDAYVRDIKKLKDYAVGYLENTGPEKITYDNLQEYIFNLSKQKFSERSQARWISSIKAFFRYLLEDEIRNDNPSTLLEGPKLGLYLPDTLSLADIERIIQAIEIGSDLGKRNHCIIEVLYGCGLRVSELIDVKISNINFKENYIKVVGKGNKTRFVPLAEYTANLLKEYITEVRFRNKINKKHEDTLFLNSRGTSMSRVIVFIIIKELTDKAGVSKKISPHTFRHSFATHLLQNGADLRYIQEMLGHSSITTTGIYTHLKTEELRDVILNFHPRNSNTA from the coding sequence ATGACTTGGGATGAAAAAATTAAAGATTTTGAAATCTTTCTTCGCTTTGAAAGAAATTTTTCAGAAAACACACTTGACGCTTATGTTCGCGACATTAAAAAACTTAAAGACTACGCAGTAGGATACCTTGAAAATACAGGTCCTGAGAAGATTACCTATGATAATCTACAGGAATACATTTTTAATTTATCTAAACAAAAATTCAGCGAACGGTCACAAGCGAGATGGATTTCTTCCATTAAAGCTTTTTTCAGATATTTACTGGAAGACGAAATTCGAAATGACAATCCTTCAACACTCTTAGAAGGACCAAAATTAGGACTTTATTTACCCGATACTTTAAGCCTTGCTGATATTGAAAGAATAATTCAAGCTATCGAAATAGGTTCAGACCTTGGCAAAAGAAATCACTGTATTATTGAGGTTCTATACGGCTGTGGATTAAGAGTTTCAGAATTAATAGATGTTAAAATATCAAATATTAATTTTAAAGAAAACTATATCAAAGTTGTAGGAAAGGGAAACAAAACACGTTTTGTGCCTTTAGCCGAATATACAGCAAACCTTTTAAAAGAATATATTACAGAAGTACGTTTTAGAAATAAAATTAACAAGAAGCATGAAGACACCCTTTTCCTTAACAGCAGAGGAACTTCAATGTCTCGCGTGATTGTATTTATAATTATAAAAGAACTAACCGATAAAGCGGGAGTAAGCAAGAAAATATCTCCACACACCTTCAGACATTCGTTTGCTACGCACTTATTGCAAAACGGTGCAGACTTGCGTTATATTCAGGAAATGTTGGGGCATTCGAGCATTACGACAACCGGGATTTATACCCATTTAAAAACTGAAGAACTTCGGGATGTGATATTAAATTTTCACCCGAGAAATTCTAATACTGCTTAA
- a CDS encoding deoxycytidylate deaminase: MQKYNKFDKAYLKMAQEWARLSYCERKQVGALIVKDRMIISDGYNGTPSGSENCCEDETGKTYWYVLHAEANAILKLAGSTQSARGATLYLTLSPCKECSKLILQAGISRLVYINAYSDDEGIAFLKEHHIEIIQVTENELEI; the protein is encoded by the coding sequence ATGCAGAAGTATAATAAGTTTGACAAAGCTTATCTTAAAATGGCTCAGGAATGGGCAAGACTGTCCTACTGCGAAAGAAAGCAGGTAGGAGCTCTTATCGTAAAAGATAGGATGATTATTTCAGATGGATACAATGGTACCCCATCAGGATCTGAAAACTGTTGTGAAGACGAAACCGGCAAGACCTACTGGTACGTTTTACATGCAGAGGCAAATGCAATTTTGAAATTGGCAGGCTCTACACAATCTGCACGAGGTGCAACTTTGTACCTTACACTATCACCCTGTAAAGAATGCAGTAAGCTGATTTTACAGGCAGGAATTTCAAGATTAGTCTACATTAATGCTTATTCGGATGACGAGGGAATTGCTTTTTTAAAAGAACATCACATTGAAATAATACAGGTTACAGAGAATGAATTAGAAATTTAA
- a CDS encoding WG repeat-containing protein, translating to MILRKLKLGFLITCSVFAFSQSKPLKKSNISVSKKAVKSNIVKNTVAKLPVVNEELPLLIPQKKNGKSGFVNQKGKFVIQPEYDLVMFFGEDCNLLNSPNEKVKKFGSGDFATVEKGGIAFRINKSGKRVYQYNSNDLGRCQQELKKALFHAYILSGKYGIIEDSKFKNPSDRNQFTIYPSYQYLYILEGDDASNPMIIATYNDKFGVIDVNNKIIIPFEYSDIKRNYSWKLGKMFEVTKDDKNYYYIDSYNRSY from the coding sequence ATGATTTTAAGGAAATTGAAGTTGGGTTTTTTGATAACATGTTCTGTTTTTGCTTTTTCGCAATCTAAACCTTTGAAAAAAAGCAATATAAGTGTATCTAAAAAAGCTGTAAAATCAAATATTGTTAAAAATACTGTAGCAAAACTTCCAGTAGTTAATGAGGAGTTGCCATTGCTGATTCCGCAAAAAAAGAACGGAAAATCCGGGTTTGTCAATCAAAAAGGGAAATTTGTAATTCAGCCTGAATATGATTTGGTGATGTTTTTTGGTGAAGATTGTAATCTTTTAAACTCGCCTAACGAGAAAGTTAAAAAGTTCGGAAGCGGAGATTTTGCTACTGTAGAAAAGGGCGGTATTGCGTTTAGAATTAATAAATCAGGAAAAAGAGTTTACCAATATAACAGTAATGATCTGGGAAGATGCCAGCAAGAATTGAAAAAAGCATTGTTTCATGCTTATATTCTTAGTGGAAAGTATGGAATTATCGAAGATTCGAAGTTTAAAAATCCATCAGACCGCAATCAGTTTACCATTTATCCAAGTTACCAGTATCTTTACATTTTGGAGGGTGACGATGCGTCGAATCCTATGATCATAGCCACGTATAACGATAAATTTGGTGTGATTGATGTTAATAACAAAATCATTATTCCATTTGAGTATTCAGATATAAAAAGAAATTACAGCTGGAAATTGGGTAAAATGTTTGAAGTCACAAAAGATGACAAGAACTATTATTATATAGATTCTTACAACCGATCTTATTAG
- a CDS encoding serine hydrolase domain-containing protein, whose translation MKKLNLVFITTLFLFLFSCKNKSEKNSEAAESTTNLPNYGNVDLTKVFASGDFSLVDKDYAVNYIDQYYKKVWERGNLSGSFLVAQGDQILYENYRGFAREGNQNPINKNTPLHVASVSKTMTAMAMMKLIEAGKIKLSDHLTQFFPGFPYPNVTVQTLLDQRSGLPKYEYFITKIQPAPAELSKTYITNQDVLNMIIKYKPELARDTDTGFMYCNTNFALLALLIEKITKTPFPQAMQEMVFTPLKMNNTYIFQEKDIPTASQSFYYGGNKLYPLDRLDLIYGDKNVYTTPRDLYNFSKAMFSKDFLKPELMQMIFAPYSNEKAGQNNYGLGFRMKIFDNGEKLTYHNGWWHGTNSVFAHLLKSKVTIIAIGNKYSGKVYSALALSGLFEDFPPQKDKLHSIMNDNQDTLKTGTEVFGE comes from the coding sequence ATGAAGAAGTTAAACCTTGTATTTATCACTACTCTATTTTTATTCCTGTTTTCCTGTAAAAATAAATCTGAAAAAAATTCTGAAGCAGCAGAATCTACGACCAATCTTCCCAATTACGGAAATGTAGATTTAACCAAAGTGTTTGCTTCCGGAGATTTTAGTCTTGTAGATAAAGATTATGCGGTAAATTATATCGACCAATATTATAAAAAGGTTTGGGAAAGAGGTAATTTGAGTGGAAGCTTTTTGGTAGCACAAGGAGATCAGATTTTATATGAAAATTACAGAGGTTTTGCACGAGAGGGCAATCAAAATCCTATAAACAAAAATACGCCGTTGCATGTTGCTTCCGTTTCAAAAACCATGACAGCAATGGCAATGATGAAATTAATCGAGGCCGGAAAAATAAAGCTTTCCGATCATTTGACGCAATTCTTTCCCGGATTTCCTTATCCGAATGTAACAGTTCAGACTTTATTAGACCAAAGAAGCGGTCTTCCAAAATACGAATACTTCATTACCAAAATTCAGCCGGCTCCTGCAGAACTTTCAAAAACGTACATCACCAATCAGGATGTTTTGAATATGATCATCAAATACAAACCTGAGCTGGCGAGAGATACCGATACCGGTTTTATGTATTGCAATACCAATTTTGCGCTTTTAGCCTTATTGATTGAAAAGATTACTAAAACTCCTTTTCCGCAGGCGATGCAAGAAATGGTTTTCACTCCATTGAAAATGAATAATACCTATATCTTTCAGGAAAAAGATATTCCTACCGCGTCGCAGTCATTTTATTATGGTGGAAATAAGTTGTATCCTTTAGATCGTTTAGATCTTATTTATGGGGATAAAAATGTGTATACAACGCCAAGAGATCTTTATAATTTTTCTAAAGCCATGTTTTCTAAAGATTTTTTAAAGCCGGAATTGATGCAGATGATTTTTGCGCCTTACAGCAATGAGAAGGCAGGACAAAACAATTATGGCCTAGGCTTTAGAATGAAAATTTTTGATAACGGAGAAAAACTAACCTATCATAACGGTTGGTGGCACGGCACAAATTCTGTTTTTGCTCACCTTTTAAAATCTAAAGTTACCATCATAGCTATCGGAAATAAATATTCGGGCAAAGTGTATTCAGCTCTGGCTTTGTCGGGTCTTTTTGAAGATTTTCCGCCTCAGAAAGATAAGCTTCACAGCATTATGAATGATAATCAGGACACTTTGAAAACAGGAACTGAAGTTTTTGGAGAATAA
- a CDS encoding heme-binding domain-containing protein has translation MQKFKKIVFWCLVGFAIIQFIPIDRVNKPVDQSKNFIKIENAPKKVVILLKNACYDCHSDETVYPKYAYVAPFSWSIKSHVNDGRKYLNFSVWETYNKDLKHKMLTRAIEMVDNKMMPMPAYIIYHEEANLSTNERKLLNVYFQEVLDSKKY, from the coding sequence ATGCAGAAGTTTAAAAAAATAGTTTTTTGGTGTTTGGTAGGGTTTGCAATCATTCAGTTTATTCCGATTGATCGAGTAAATAAGCCGGTAGATCAAAGCAAAAACTTTATTAAGATTGAAAATGCTCCGAAAAAAGTAGTTATATTACTTAAAAATGCATGCTATGATTGTCATTCCGATGAAACGGTTTACCCTAAATATGCATATGTCGCTCCGTTTTCCTGGTCGATTAAAAGCCATGTGAACGATGGAAGAAAATATTTAAATTTCTCTGTTTGGGAAACATACAATAAAGATTTGAAGCACAAAATGCTTACCCGAGCAATAGAGATGGTTGACAATAAAATGATGCCAATGCCTGCGTATATCATTTACCACGAAGAAGCTAACCTCTCAACCAATGAAAGGAAGCTTTTAAATGTTTATTTTCAAGAAGTCCTAGACTCTAAAAAATACTAG
- a CDS encoding HU domain-containing protein: MNISAYILDYLKQFGTVTVPKFGVFSLENSKAVINSENGSILPPSSKIAFHSDYQVLSDDLIGFISNKKAISKEAAENELQIQTDFWKKKLQAEQVLEIQNLGTVFIEDGQLHFKGNRLESDHPDFYGLEEIRFSDINEGESFESPVNKEKDYKFNKSILWIFLFIIPVLGILYVGYTQQELLFGKKSFDDVSVQTKTKRIEKKMPVKIDSAQIKRADSVKAFKADSLRKDSIKQAAKTWKPNSNKSKSKKWQK, translated from the coding sequence ATGAATATTTCAGCTTACATTTTAGACTATCTGAAGCAATTTGGAACCGTTACCGTTCCAAAGTTTGGTGTATTTTCTCTGGAAAATTCTAAAGCGGTCATCAACTCAGAAAACGGAAGTATTCTTCCTCCTTCTTCAAAAATAGCATTCCATTCTGATTATCAGGTTTTATCTGACGATTTGATAGGATTTATCAGCAATAAAAAAGCAATTTCAAAAGAAGCTGCTGAGAATGAATTGCAGATTCAGACAGATTTTTGGAAGAAAAAACTTCAGGCCGAGCAGGTTTTGGAGATTCAGAATTTAGGAACTGTTTTTATTGAAGACGGCCAGCTCCATTTCAAAGGAAATCGCCTGGAATCTGATCATCCGGATTTTTATGGTTTGGAAGAAATTCGTTTTTCTGATATCAACGAAGGAGAATCTTTCGAGAGCCCTGTAAACAAAGAAAAAGATTACAAGTTTAATAAATCTATTCTTTGGATTTTCCTTTTCATCATTCCGGTTTTGGGGATATTGTATGTAGGATATACTCAACAGGAACTTCTCTTCGGGAAAAAATCTTTTGATGATGTTTCGGTGCAAACCAAAACGAAGAGAATTGAAAAGAAAATGCCGGTAAAAATAGATTCGGCGCAGATAAAAAGAGCAGATTCTGTAAAAGCTTTTAAAGCGGATTCTTTAAGAAAAGATTCAATAAAACAGGCTGCAAAAACTTGGAAACCCAATTCCAATAAAAGTAAATCAAAAAAATGGCAAAAATAA
- a CDS encoding acyl-CoA thioesterase: MAKIKKASESLTIMTNIVLPNDTNQLRNLFGGELLARMDRCASISATRHCERRVVTASVNHVSFDHPIPEGGIVVMESKVSRAFSTSMEIYVDVWLDDPINHKKIQTNKGIYTFVAVDEFNRPIPIPDMEPETDVEKERYAAALRRKELSLILSGRMKPSDSVELKKLFQEQPQPETDK, encoded by the coding sequence ATGGCAAAAATAAAAAAAGCGTCAGAATCTTTGACGATAATGACCAATATCGTACTTCCCAATGATACCAACCAACTTAGAAATCTTTTTGGAGGTGAGTTGTTGGCAAGAATGGATCGTTGTGCTTCCATTTCGGCAACCAGACATTGCGAAAGAAGAGTGGTGACAGCTTCTGTAAACCATGTTTCATTCGACCACCCGATTCCGGAAGGAGGTATTGTTGTAATGGAATCTAAAGTTTCTCGTGCATTTTCTACATCGATGGAGATTTATGTAGATGTTTGGTTAGACGATCCGATTAATCATAAAAAGATTCAGACCAATAAAGGTATTTACACTTTTGTGGCGGTTGATGAATTCAACAGACCGATTCCAATTCCAGATATGGAGCCGGAAACTGACGTTGAAAAAGAACGTTATGCTGCAGCATTGAGAAGAAAAGAACTTTCTTTAATTCTTTCCGGAAGAATGAAACCTTCGGATTCTGTGGAGCTTAAAAAATTGTTCCAGGAACAGCCACAACCAGAAACGGATAAATAA
- a CDS encoding Ig-like domain-containing protein, translating to MKRFLLLFIIGILVQSCARVGSPVGGLKDTLAPEAIGSNIDSSRVNVRRDIKELRIDFNEYITLKDINKNLNISPPIKNIKRILPSNIANKFLVIQWTDTLQANTTYNFNFGNAIVDNSEANVLRYYNFAFSTGEKLDDLYISGEVTDALALKKKSSSDNKMVVGLYQLKDSMDYRQKPYYITKVDDDGYYELNYLAKGKYKIIAFDDDNENSIYNPGKEKIGFQKDTVVVEKSISGLNLKLYPSKKPFKTPELKEMPGGILMTFEGNPEEVKVLSISEKLKDIKVTHTPKSDSVKIWFDAVKSDVGQTVNEKLEFSYDTAAKKDTVVSFYKYNKKNVMDVVSENGGALLPPKTDFKISSNYIIDKIYPEKWTLTIDSTTAQPFTAKISETNPYQILVTSDFISGKKYQLTIPKTTISSYYEKNSESKRFDFEVDKIENYGLLKIELQNAPTKKYWLQLVDSSEKPIYQKYTSGNSVTFDILKPGEYIIRILVDNNENRYWDAADFENSTFAEDSYTYYKTAVIRPLWTSTETWDLNDKRVLDISKFGTASSPAKAQSDEKKSTTNPMNNSIQNNNSGTRGNRDLQLRR from the coding sequence ATGAAAAGATTTCTTCTCTTATTCATTATCGGAATTCTTGTACAGTCTTGTGCGAGAGTGGGGTCACCAGTCGGCGGTCTTAAAGATACCTTGGCTCCAGAGGCTATAGGCTCAAATATAGATTCCTCGAGAGTCAATGTGAGAAGAGATATTAAAGAACTTCGTATAGATTTTAATGAATATATTACCTTAAAGGATATTAATAAAAATCTTAATATTTCGCCACCTATAAAGAATATCAAAAGAATTCTCCCTTCAAATATTGCCAATAAGTTTTTAGTGATTCAGTGGACCGACACTTTGCAGGCCAATACAACGTATAATTTCAATTTTGGAAATGCGATTGTTGATAACAGTGAAGCAAATGTTTTGAGGTATTATAATTTTGCTTTTTCTACAGGCGAAAAGCTCGATGATTTATACATCAGCGGGGAGGTTACAGATGCTTTAGCTTTAAAAAAGAAAAGCAGCTCCGATAATAAAATGGTGGTTGGTCTTTATCAGTTGAAAGACAGTATGGATTACAGACAAAAGCCCTATTATATCACAAAAGTAGATGATGACGGTTATTATGAGTTAAATTATCTTGCAAAAGGTAAATACAAAATTATTGCTTTTGATGATGATAATGAAAACTCTATCTACAACCCCGGAAAAGAAAAAATTGGATTTCAAAAAGATACCGTTGTTGTTGAGAAATCTATTTCAGGCTTAAATTTAAAATTGTATCCTTCTAAGAAACCATTTAAAACCCCTGAATTAAAAGAAATGCCGGGAGGAATTTTGATGACTTTTGAGGGAAATCCTGAAGAAGTAAAGGTTCTATCTATAAGTGAAAAACTGAAAGACATCAAAGTTACCCACACTCCAAAATCAGACTCTGTAAAGATTTGGTTTGATGCTGTGAAAAGCGATGTTGGACAAACCGTAAACGAAAAACTTGAGTTCAGCTATGATACAGCTGCGAAGAAAGATACTGTTGTTTCTTTTTATAAGTACAACAAAAAGAACGTGATGGATGTTGTTAGTGAAAATGGTGGAGCTTTATTGCCTCCAAAAACTGATTTCAAAATCTCGTCCAATTATATTATTGATAAAATTTATCCTGAAAAATGGACTTTGACGATTGATAGCACAACGGCACAACCATTTACTGCAAAAATATCTGAAACAAATCCTTATCAGATTTTAGTAACGTCGGATTTCATTTCCGGGAAAAAATATCAGCTGACAATTCCGAAAACTACAATTTCATCTTATTATGAAAAAAATTCGGAGTCAAAACGTTTCGATTTTGAAGTTGATAAGATCGAGAATTATGGACTTTTAAAAATTGAGCTTCAAAATGCTCCTACTAAAAAATATTGGTTGCAGCTTGTAGATTCTTCAGAAAAACCGATATATCAGAAGTATACAAGCGGGAATTCGGTAACGTTTGATATATTGAAACCCGGCGAATATATCATTCGGATTTTGGTGGATAATAACGAAAACCGTTATTGGGATGCTGCAGATTTCGAAAATTCAACTTTTGCGGAAGATTCGTATACTTATTACAAGACTGCGGTTATCCGACCTTTATGGACATCAACCGAAACCTGGGATCTAAACGATAAAAGAGTGCTTGACATCAGTAAATTTGGTACAGCTTCGAGTCCTGCAAAAGCTCAGTCTGATGAGAAGAAATCGACAACCAATCCTATGAATAATTCTATTCAGAATAATAATTCTGGAACCAGAGGAAATAGAGACCTTCAATTAAGAAGATAA
- a CDS encoding NUDIX hydrolase gives MKILKFCPNCGNQTLNWNGEKKWSCPECSFTLYNNVAGAVAVVIRCGDEIYLTRRNQEPKKGKLDLAGGFVDPKESAENTCKRELLEELQLEIDIKNLRYLTSLPNVYQYKEIDYNTIDLFYEYRVPEKFEVNIALSEISETQWIKASEINLEDIAFDSQKKFFEQYLKDFN, from the coding sequence ATGAAAATACTAAAATTTTGTCCGAATTGCGGAAACCAAACCCTCAATTGGAACGGAGAAAAAAAGTGGAGCTGCCCTGAGTGCAGCTTCACTTTATATAATAATGTTGCCGGAGCTGTTGCTGTCGTCATTCGCTGCGGAGATGAAATCTATTTAACCAGAAGAAATCAGGAGCCTAAAAAAGGGAAACTTGATTTGGCAGGAGGATTTGTTGACCCCAAAGAAAGTGCAGAAAACACATGCAAAAGAGAGCTCTTGGAGGAATTGCAACTTGAAATTGATATTAAAAACCTGAGATATCTAACGAGTCTTCCCAATGTTTACCAATACAAAGAAATTGATTATAATACGATTGATTTGTTTTATGAATATCGTGTTCCAGAAAAGTTCGAAGTTAATATAGCACTATCTGAAATTTCGGAAACTCAATGGATTAAAGCTTCAGAAATCAATCTTGAAGATATTGCTTTCGATTCTCAAAAGAAATTCTTTGAACAGTATTTAAAAGATTTTAATTAG
- a CDS encoding 2-hydroxyacid dehydrogenase: MKILLLDKNHPLITEQLLAKNFILEEDFTSSYDEVCDKIHNYDGVIIRSRIPLDQNFLEKATHLKFIARVGAGMENIDIPVAEKLGIQLINSPEGNRDSVAEHVVGMLLILMNRLFIASNEVKKGIWLREENRGDELLGKTVGLIGYGNMGKATAKRLSGFGCKVIFHDILPGLSDEFATQVSLEELKQKAEVLSLHIPMTNETHYLIDSTFINEMKNEFYFVNTARGKNVETKYLVEAVKSGKVKGACLDVLEYEKASFEKLDTSTSLSTRENEDLQYLLDSEKVIVTPHIAGWTHQSKEKLAQVIVDKIIASFG; the protein is encoded by the coding sequence ATGAAAATCCTTCTTTTAGATAAAAACCATCCCCTTATTACCGAACAGCTTTTAGCTAAAAACTTTATTTTAGAAGAAGATTTTACGTCTTCGTATGATGAGGTTTGTGATAAAATTCACAATTACGATGGGGTAATTATTCGAAGCAGAATTCCTTTAGATCAAAACTTTTTAGAAAAAGCAACTCACCTAAAATTCATTGCAAGAGTAGGAGCGGGCATGGAAAATATTGATATTCCTGTTGCTGAAAAATTGGGAATTCAATTGATTAATTCTCCAGAAGGAAACAGAGATTCTGTTGCCGAGCATGTGGTGGGAATGTTATTGATTCTAATGAACCGTCTTTTCATCGCTTCAAATGAAGTAAAAAAAGGAATTTGGCTGCGTGAAGAAAACCGTGGTGATGAATTGTTGGGGAAAACAGTGGGTCTTATAGGTTATGGAAATATGGGAAAAGCTACCGCAAAAAGACTTTCGGGTTTCGGCTGTAAGGTAATTTTTCATGATATTCTTCCGGGTCTTTCAGATGAATTTGCAACGCAGGTTTCTTTGGAAGAGCTAAAACAAAAAGCAGAAGTTTTAAGCTTACATATTCCCATGACAAATGAAACTCATTATTTAATTGACTCAACTTTTATTAATGAAATGAAAAATGAGTTCTATTTTGTGAATACGGCAAGAGGAAAAAATGTAGAAACGAAATATTTAGTTGAAGCGGTGAAGTCAGGAAAGGTAAAAGGTGCATGTCTTGATGTTTTAGAATATGAGAAGGCATCTTTTGAAAAATTAGATACTTCGACTTCGCTCAGTACAAGAGAAAATGAAGATCTGCAATATCTTTTAGACTCAGAAAAAGTAATCGTGACCCCTCATATCGCAGGCTGGACGCATCAAAGCAAGGAAAAGCTGGCGCAGGTGATTGTAGATAAAATTATAGCATCGTTTGGCTAG
- a CDS encoding TonB-dependent receptor encodes MKGLFFLGLTASSLSFAQTLNNDSLKIREIEAVNFTRRLPVAKEIINVQKDLDGRNLGQDLPILLKNQTSIISTSDAGNGVGYTGFRIRGVAGRGINVMMNGVPFNDSESQGTFFVNVPDLTSSASQIVIQRGVGTSNNGVSAFGASINVISKEPEEKFYIKTDDSYGSFNTYKYSAEVGSGKFWKDRLSVMGRYSYIHSDGYIDRAFSDLNSYNFTALFEEGKTKLRLMAFGGKEKTYQAWNGIDRQTWETTPKLNYSGQYTDLFTGEEKFYDNETDNYRQNHYQFLWEQNINERWNLETTLHYTKGRGFYENYVRVNEEDEEATHYSNYNLPVFELNGAPVDQTDFIRKKWLNNDFYGLVSTLYGKFENLDLNFGLVGNQYYGRHYGNVTGVYFPNIDEYEYYRNRSVKTEVAAFAKALIKVNDFEFFGDLQLRNIDYDTKILMEGDGEGANLNKNWLFFNPKAGVNYKLGNGKVFFSYAHAQREPNRDDLISNNDVKSEKLHDFEAGIEKQFGKVAFTANLYYMYYLNQLVLNGQISNIGEFIRTNSGKSYRRGLEIGALAKLSKQWEISGNVSVSQNRNLDFRIKNKKEITELGNTEISFSPNLIANLSLKFNPTKNFQLALMNQFVGKQYLDNTETQNLQLDDYLLTDFNAQYDFKIAKHEVALKLLVNNIFNQKYVNNGYVYNGPVYFSQAGTNFMFGISWKIQ; translated from the coding sequence ATGAAAGGATTATTTTTTTTAGGACTTACCGCAAGTTCATTGAGTTTTGCTCAAACTCTCAATAATGATTCTCTGAAAATCAGAGAAATTGAAGCCGTCAACTTTACCAGAAGACTTCCCGTTGCCAAAGAAATTATCAATGTTCAGAAAGATCTTGACGGACGAAATCTCGGGCAGGATCTTCCTATTCTTTTGAAAAATCAAACTTCTATTATTTCCACTTCTGATGCCGGAAACGGAGTCGGCTACACCGGATTTAGAATTCGTGGAGTTGCAGGAAGAGGGATTAATGTGATGATGAATGGTGTTCCGTTCAACGATTCCGAAAGTCAGGGAACTTTCTTCGTGAATGTTCCGGATCTTACCAGCTCGGCTTCACAAATCGTGATTCAAAGGGGTGTGGGGACTTCCAATAACGGGGTTTCTGCCTTTGGAGCAAGTATCAATGTGATTTCTAAGGAACCGGAAGAAAAGTTTTATATTAAAACAGATGACAGTTACGGATCGTTTAATACCTACAAATATTCAGCTGAAGTAGGTTCCGGTAAATTTTGGAAAGACCGTCTTTCTGTGATGGGAAGATATTCATATATTCACTCTGATGGGTATATAGACAGAGCTTTTTCAGATTTAAATTCTTACAATTTCACAGCCTTATTTGAAGAAGGAAAAACAAAACTTCGCTTGATGGCTTTTGGAGGAAAAGAAAAAACGTATCAGGCTTGGAACGGAATCGACAGGCAAACCTGGGAAACAACTCCTAAACTGAACTATTCTGGTCAGTACACAGATCTTTTTACAGGCGAGGAAAAATTTTATGATAACGAAACCGATAATTACAGACAAAATCATTATCAGTTTTTATGGGAACAAAACATCAACGAACGCTGGAATCTTGAAACGACTCTTCATTATACTAAAGGAAGAGGGTTTTATGAGAATTACGTAAGAGTAAACGAAGAAGATGAGGAAGCAACACATTATTCCAATTACAATCTTCCGGTATTCGAATTGAATGGAGCTCCTGTAGATCAAACCGATTTTATCAGAAAAAAATGGTTGAATAATGATTTTTATGGCTTGGTTTCTACTTTGTATGGGAAATTTGAAAATCTAGATTTGAATTTCGGATTGGTTGGAAATCAGTATTACGGAAGACATTATGGGAATGTTACCGGAGTGTATTTTCCAAATATTGATGAATATGAATATTACCGTAATCGTTCGGTGAAAACTGAAGTTGCAGCTTTTGCCAAAGCATTAATCAAAGTGAATGATTTTGAATTCTTTGGAGATCTTCAGTTGAGAAATATTGATTATGATACAAAGATATTAATGGAAGGTGATGGAGAAGGCGCTAATCTTAATAAAAACTGGCTATTTTTTAATCCAAAAGCGGGAGTTAATTATAAACTAGGAAACGGAAAAGTTTTCTTCTCTTATGCTCATGCGCAACGCGAGCCCAATCGTGATGATCTAATATCAAACAATGATGTGAAATCAGAAAAACTACATGATTTTGAAGCAGGAATTGAAAAGCAATTTGGAAAAGTCGCTTTTACAGCCAATCTTTATTATATGTATTACCTGAATCAGTTGGTTTTAAACGGTCAGATCAGTAATATCGGAGAGTTTATCAGAACCAATTCCGGGAAAAGTTACAGAAGAGGTTTAGAAATTGGAGCTTTGGCAAAACTTTCAAAACAATGGGAGATTTCTGGAAACGTAAGTGTAAGCCAAAACAGAAATCTTGATTTCAGAATTAAAAATAAAAAAGAAATTACCGAGCTTGGGAATACAGAAATTTCTTTTTCACCCAATTTGATTGCCAATCTTAGCCTGAAATTTAACCCGACAAAAAATTTCCAGCTTGCTTTAATGAATCAGTTTGTTGGAAAGCAATATTTAGATAATACAGAAACCCAGAATTTACAGCTTGATGATTATTTACTTACAGATTTTAATGCACAATACGACTTTAAAATTGCAAAACATGAGGTTGCCTTAAAGCTTTTGGTTAATAATATTTTTAATCAGAAATATGTAAACAACGGTTACGTTTACAATGGTCCTGTTTATTTTTCTCAGGCAGGAACCAACTTCATGTTCGGAATCAGCTGGAAAATCCAATAA